One part of the Lachnospiraceae bacterium JLR.KK002 genome encodes these proteins:
- a CDS encoding IS3 family transposase, with amino-acid sequence MKFIALKTKDGKLKGDIFFYCRTLHVSRQGFYQYLANKDRPWKYQPLADAMMEILEEDDCNDTYGRIRMYQALMLKQPENVDIPSERTVYRVMEDIGISHHPRRKPNGITKADRQARKSEDLLKRDFKSEKPLVKCVTDITEIKASDGKLYVSAVFDCFDSSVVGLAMDTNMKAPLCARTLENAAKTYPDIHGAIIHSDRGSQYTSQLYRDVIRKYGIRQSMNSAGGRCHDNARCESMWARMKSELLYDRYDTEKMSTDELKTLIWRYFISYWNNRRICSSNGGLPPMIKRQRYYDSLKEAA; translated from the coding sequence ATGAAGTTCATTGCTCTTAAAACCAAAGACGGCAAATTAAAAGGGGATATCTTCTTTTACTGTAGAACCCTTCATGTCAGCAGGCAGGGATTCTACCAGTACCTTGCAAATAAAGACCGCCCATGGAAGTATCAGCCCCTGGCAGACGCCATGATGGAAATCCTTGAGGAAGATGATTGTAATGACACCTACGGCCGGATCCGTATGTATCAGGCATTAATGTTAAAACAGCCTGAAAATGTGGATATTCCCAGCGAACGTACTGTTTACCGTGTCATGGAGGATATCGGCATCAGCCACCATCCCAGGCGCAAACCAAACGGAATCACGAAAGCGGATCGGCAAGCCCGGAAATCAGAAGATCTGTTAAAACGTGATTTTAAGTCAGAGAAGCCGCTGGTCAAGTGTGTAACAGACATAACAGAGATCAAAGCCAGCGATGGAAAGCTGTATGTTTCGGCTGTTTTTGACTGCTTCGATTCCAGCGTGGTTGGACTGGCGATGGATACTAATATGAAAGCTCCATTATGTGCGCGGACACTGGAAAACGCGGCGAAGACATATCCGGACATCCATGGGGCAATTATCCACAGTGACAGGGGAAGCCAGTACACGAGCCAGCTTTACCGGGATGTAATCCGGAAGTATGGCATACGGCAGAGCATGAACAGTGCAGGCGGCAGATGCCATGATAACGCCCGCTGCGAGAGCATGTGGGCCAGAATGAAATCTGAACTACTCTATGACCGTTACGATACAGAGAAGATGAGCACGGATGAACTGAAAACCCTGATCTGGAGATATTTCATCAGCTATTGGAATAACCGGAGGATCTGTTCCTCTAATGGAGGCCTTCCTCCCATGATAAAACGGCAGCGATACTATGATTCCCTGAAAGAAGCAGCATAG
- a CDS encoding recombinase family protein has protein sequence MAKSVITIPATVNRHTAAPIGSYKKRRVAAYARVSTDHEEQQSSYEAQVDYYTNYINGREDWEFVSVYADEGITGCNTKKRDGFNKMVEDALSGAIDLIITKSVSRFARNTVDSLTTIRKLKENRVECYFEKENIWTFDGKGELLLTIMSSLAQEESRSISENCTWGQRKRFADGKVTVPFKRFLGYDRGEDGNLVINEEQAETVRRIYGLFLQGRSPHAIAKLLTAEGIPSPGGKEAWSSSTVKSILTNEKYKGDALLQKVYTVDFLTKQKKVNEGEVPQYYVENNHQAIISPSVFEGAQHQMAARHSGKNRAGSMGVFSGRIKCADCGGWYGSKVWHSNSKYRKTIWQCNHKFDGGEKCGTPHLDEETIKQLFLKAANAIFAEKDGVREDYDSIKDTLFGTAELETERLRLQEEMNVVAELIEQCVAENARVALDQTEYQKKYDGLAGRFNRAKGRLSEVSQAITERQAKREKIGRFVSALEKRDGPLTEFNEDDWYSLVEYATVYSREDIRFTFKNGMEIKA, from the coding sequence ATGGCAAAGAGCGTGATCACGATACCGGCCACGGTGAACAGGCACACGGCGGCGCCGATAGGCAGCTACAAAAAGCGCAGGGTTGCGGCTTATGCCCGTGTTTCTACCGACCATGAGGAGCAGCAGAGCAGCTACGAGGCGCAGGTGGACTATTACACGAACTACATCAACGGGCGCGAGGATTGGGAATTCGTATCTGTATATGCGGACGAAGGCATAACCGGCTGTAACACGAAAAAGCGCGACGGTTTCAACAAAATGGTGGAGGACGCGCTTTCCGGCGCCATCGACCTCATCATCACCAAGAGCGTCTCCCGCTTCGCAAGGAACACGGTGGACAGCCTCACGACCATCCGGAAGCTGAAGGAGAACAGGGTGGAGTGCTACTTCGAGAAAGAGAACATCTGGACGTTCGACGGCAAGGGCGAGCTGCTCCTTACCATCATGTCCTCGCTGGCGCAGGAGGAGAGCCGGAGCATCTCGGAGAACTGCACCTGGGGGCAGAGGAAGCGGTTCGCGGACGGCAAGGTCACGGTGCCGTTCAAGCGGTTCCTGGGTTACGACCGGGGCGAAGATGGAAACCTCGTCATCAACGAGGAACAGGCGGAGACCGTCCGCAGGATTTACGGCCTCTTCCTGCAGGGGCGCTCGCCCCACGCAATCGCAAAGCTGCTGACGGCGGAGGGCATCCCATCGCCCGGTGGCAAGGAGGCATGGTCTTCCAGCACGGTCAAAAGCATTCTTACCAACGAAAAATATAAAGGCGACGCTCTCCTGCAGAAGGTGTACACGGTGGACTTCCTCACCAAGCAGAAGAAGGTAAACGAGGGCGAGGTGCCGCAGTATTATGTGGAGAACAACCACCAGGCCATCATCAGCCCCTCCGTGTTCGAGGGGGCGCAGCACCAGATGGCGGCCAGGCATTCCGGGAAGAACCGGGCGGGCAGCATGGGCGTATTCTCCGGCCGGATAAAATGTGCGGACTGCGGGGGCTGGTATGGCTCCAAGGTGTGGCATTCCAACAGCAAGTACCGCAAGACCATCTGGCAGTGCAACCACAAGTTTGACGGCGGGGAGAAATGCGGCACGCCCCACCTTGACGAGGAAACCATCAAACAGCTTTTCCTGAAAGCGGCCAATGCCATCTTTGCAGAAAAGGACGGGGTGCGGGAGGATTACGATTCCATAAAAGACACGCTTTTCGGCACCGCGGAGCTGGAGACGGAGCGCCTGCGGCTGCAAGAGGAGATGAACGTGGTGGCGGAGCTGATTGAACAGTGCGTGGCGGAGAATGCCCGCGTCGCCCTTGACCAGACGGAGTACCAGAAAAAGTATGACGGGCTGGCGGGGCGGTTCAACAGGGCGAAGGGGCGGCTTTCGGAAGTCAGCCAGGCCATCACGGAGCGGCAGGCGAAGCGGGAGAAGATCGGGAGGTTTGTTTCCGCCCTGGAAAAGCGGGACGGCCCGCTCACGGAATTTAACGAGGACGACTGGTACAGCCTTGTGGAGTACGCCACGGTGTACAGCAGGGAGGACATCCGCTTCACTTTCAAGAACGGGATGGAGATAAAGGCATGA
- a CDS encoding DUF3849 domain-containing protein: protein MKELRTSMDFIRKTAGTFIDGMVENIQMLQKEKATERELAEDDFVFQFAPLGEDIKKFYLVDNVGRVDFLRLLHDFADQNGGSRNPEQFLKAHGVHMDLWRDSEDTGKNQKMPDFYDALYTDAGHIVDAAEFSILVQVEMMISRAEYGHTALGKEAHNLAVLYAYKLDNPRDTRELVNKLAEAVEHPEAHNIREIMEDAQAEIDFLPDNQVGLMQMHEFGYRNDSVLPLTMERAVALHNAGLHIYSLQKDGSSILMNTEDDISETGEDGMFGIDARAWESYQVMESVREEHAGQGHLDEDLLFSDSQDRYAIYQIRDDGKGREYLFMGTEYLKGQGFSVEYEDYQMVYSDVLGENETLDSLYEKFNIGRPLDFKGHSLSVSDVVAIKRDGEVTAHYVDSFGYTELPEFFHQKEKTIEQEIGAEPQESGLQEPQNSDLNKPHEKVYPPLYTHTITYAMEHRRADDYLESRKLNLDCKKAVEDAIRENFDGMHLAHDAAKGVLEEYGAERVVFILANTVQHLEYDGRFSIGNKAWAKGYGIPENINRGMDMNADYVVNSHPAVLDGFIGLARDAIREQELVMEENVQINEETKGFIATGHFGTWHTVEAKEISGELFYRMEHEEYGDSVASIIVNQNGELVAEDLEHGFDQGAMEAIGEYFSEKGIEMKPEPPFIAQYYVIQNAEGGKAERAYQYFSDMDTAVTAYHEIPNHVDKRLGMESSEQPPSRMSLIECRNGIETLTDIEKYSLSGKWVREETMSALQKAKEYLDNYDAEIAYQTGKGYFSIQTVSDGYDYTIYGKDFREIDGGVYDNPDISIGEAMEAILSDEGISMTACKVMDYEELQEKAEAAAQEDLQKAQAKETEKGKLPLVSDMTEPEPALNSQSRAGTEETVLCYAQAQIDEMGLSEEVELLGARVYGSRTREGLYHEGSDIDVVVSYSGNLKEDAFFSALHEDGLKIAGIPVDINPISTEKTGTLEEYLENAEKYLDEKQGYMEIPESNGRADRKQSITFYVAECSEFHILGEFHERLETLQEAMELYEKIPAERINGIKSIGFCLEDDSIYDGTTYDLMVAGEIQTEFINEIPHYRESSLVQKAIADMEAMLLEQRTGQEVSAPEEKAALPQQTMPEVKEGKAVQMEENRNPATEVRKSVGDTEVSEKQPAELKKAAENAPKTDRDISGVSKKQSVLNALRERQARMKVWEKEKPGQEKQGQKAQAKRKGEPEL from the coding sequence ATGAAGGAACTGCGCACTTCTATGGATTTTATCCGGAAAACGGCAGGAACATTTATTGACGGCATGGTGGAGAACATCCAGATGCTGCAGAAAGAAAAAGCGACAGAACGGGAACTGGCAGAAGATGATTTCGTATTCCAGTTTGCCCCTCTTGGAGAGGATATAAAAAAATTCTACCTTGTAGATAATGTCGGGCGGGTGGATTTTCTAAGGCTGTTACATGACTTTGCTGACCAGAATGGGGGGAGTAGAAACCCGGAGCAGTTCTTAAAAGCTCATGGGGTACACATGGATTTGTGGCGGGATTCGGAAGATACGGGGAAAAACCAGAAGATGCCGGACTTTTATGATGCCCTGTATACGGATGCAGGCCATATCGTGGATGCGGCAGAGTTTTCTATTTTGGTGCAGGTGGAGATGATGATCAGCCGTGCGGAGTACGGGCATACCGCTTTGGGGAAGGAAGCGCATAACCTGGCTGTCTTATATGCCTATAAGCTGGACAATCCAAGGGATACAAGGGAGCTGGTGAATAAACTTGCGGAGGCTGTGGAACATCCAGAAGCGCATAATATCCGGGAAATCATGGAGGACGCACAAGCCGAGATTGACTTCCTGCCCGACAATCAGGTCGGACTTATGCAGATGCATGAATTTGGCTACCGCAATGATTCCGTCCTGCCGCTTACGATGGAAAGGGCTGTTGCGCTGCACAATGCAGGGCTGCATATCTACAGCCTGCAGAAAGATGGGAGTTCCATTCTGATGAATACAGAAGATGATATTAGTGAAACAGGGGAAGATGGCATGTTCGGTATTGACGCAAGGGCGTGGGAGAGTTACCAGGTAATGGAGTCTGTGCGTGAGGAACATGCAGGGCAGGGGCATTTGGACGAAGATTTGCTGTTCAGCGACAGCCAGGACCGCTACGCCATCTACCAGATCAGGGACGACGGCAAAGGCAGAGAATACCTGTTTATGGGTACGGAATATCTGAAAGGGCAAGGCTTTTCGGTAGAATATGAAGATTACCAAATGGTTTACAGTGATGTGCTTGGGGAAAATGAAACGCTGGATTCCCTGTATGAAAAATTCAACATCGGGCGTCCGTTGGATTTTAAAGGCCATTCCCTTTCCGTCAGTGATGTAGTGGCCATAAAAAGGGACGGGGAGGTTACGGCGCATTATGTGGATTCCTTTGGGTATACGGAACTGCCGGAATTTTTTCATCAGAAGGAGAAAACCATAGAGCAGGAAATAGGAGCAGAACCACAGGAAAGCGGCCTGCAGGAGCCGCAAAACAGTGATTTAAACAAACCGCATGAAAAAGTTTATCCGCCGCTTTATACGCATACAATTACCTACGCAATGGAGCATAGGCGAGCGGATGATTACCTGGAATCAAGAAAGCTGAATCTGGACTGCAAAAAAGCGGTTGAGGACGCAATCCGGGAGAACTTTGACGGGATGCACTTGGCGCATGATGCCGCTAAGGGAGTCTTGGAGGAATATGGCGCAGAACGTGTGGTATTCATCCTTGCCAACACCGTACAGCATTTGGAATATGACGGGCGGTTTTCTATTGGGAATAAGGCATGGGCAAAGGGATATGGGATACCGGAAAACATAAACCGGGGGATGGACATGAACGCTGACTATGTGGTAAACAGCCACCCGGCGGTACTGGACGGGTTTATCGGGCTGGCAAGGGATGCGATAAGGGAACAGGAATTAGTGATGGAAGAAAACGTGCAGATTAATGAGGAAACGAAAGGGTTTATTGCAACCGGGCATTTCGGCACATGGCATACGGTAGAAGCAAAGGAGATCAGCGGCGAGCTGTTTTACCGGATGGAGCATGAGGAATATGGGGATTCCGTTGCCTCTATTATCGTCAATCAGAATGGGGAGCTGGTGGCAGAGGACTTGGAGCATGGATTTGACCAGGGGGCAATGGAAGCCATTGGCGAGTATTTTTCGGAAAAAGGAATAGAGATGAAGCCGGAACCGCCATTCATTGCACAATACTATGTCATACAGAATGCCGAGGGCGGCAAAGCGGAAAGGGCATATCAGTATTTTTCAGATATGGATACGGCAGTTACTGCTTATCATGAGATTCCAAACCATGTGGACAAGCGGCTTGGCATGGAGAGCAGCGAGCAGCCGCCCTCCAGGATGTCCCTGATTGAGTGCAGGAATGGAATCGAAACACTCACAGACATAGAAAAATATTCCCTGAGTGGAAAATGGGTGCGTGAGGAAACGATGTCGGCATTACAGAAAGCAAAAGAATATCTCGACAATTATGATGCTGAAATTGCATACCAGACAGGAAAAGGCTATTTTTCCATCCAGACGGTTTCAGACGGCTATGATTATACGATTTATGGCAAAGATTTCCGGGAGATTGACGGAGGCGTGTATGATAACCCAGATATATCCATCGGTGAAGCGATGGAAGCAATCCTTTCTGATGAAGGAATCTCCATGACGGCATGTAAGGTTATGGATTATGAGGAATTGCAGGAGAAGGCAGAAGCAGCCGCACAGGAAGATCTGCAGAAGGCACAGGCGAAAGAAACGGAGAAGGGGAAGCTGCCGCTGGTTTCTGATATGACAGAGCCGGAGCCTGCATTAAACAGTCAGAGCCGGGCAGGGACTGAGGAAACCGTACTCTGTTATGCCCAGGCGCAGATTGATGAAATGGGGCTGTCGGAGGAAGTGGAGCTGCTTGGTGCAAGGGTATATGGGAGCCGAACCAGAGAAGGGCTGTACCATGAAGGCTCGGATATAGATGTTGTGGTGTCTTACAGCGGCAATCTGAAGGAGGATGCTTTTTTCAGTGCGCTCCATGAGGATGGATTAAAGATAGCAGGAATCCCGGTTGACATCAATCCAATCTCTACGGAAAAGACGGGGACATTGGAGGAATATCTGGAAAATGCGGAGAAATATCTGGATGAAAAGCAAGGCTATATGGAGATTCCTGAAAGTAATGGGCGGGCAGACCGGAAACAGTCTATAACATTTTATGTGGCAGAGTGTTCAGAATTTCATATATTGGGGGAATTTCATGAGCGTCTGGAGACATTGCAGGAAGCTATGGAATTATATGAGAAAATTCCGGCAGAGCGGATAAATGGCATAAAAAGTATCGGATTTTGCCTGGAGGATGACAGCATTTATGATGGCACGACTTATGACCTTATGGTGGCGGGAGAAATTCAGACAGAATTTATCAATGAAATTCCTCATTACAGAGAAAGCTCGCTGGTGCAGAAAGCGATTGCGGATATGGAAGCAATGCTTTTGGAACAAAGGACGGGGCAGGAAGTATCAGCTCCGGAAGAGAAAGCAGCGCTTCCGCAACAGACAATGCCAGAGGTAAAGGAAGGAAAAGCTGTTCAGATGGAAGAAAACAGGAATCCAGCCACAGAGGTACGGAAATCTGTTGGAGATACAGAGGTATCGGAAAAGCAGCCTGCAGAACTGAAAAAAGCGGCTGAAAATGCCCCCAAAACAGACAGGGACATATCCGGCGTCAGTAAGAAACAGTCCGTCCTAAATGCCCTCCGGGAACGGCAGGCAAGGATGAAAGTGTGGGAGAAGGAAAAGCCGGGGCAGGAAAAACAGGGGCAGAAAGCACAGGCAAAGAGGAAAGGAGAACCGGAATTATGA
- a CDS encoding YodL domain-containing protein, translating into MDVNQFALYQLKNILENRQIRFRPYSILQEKGIQIQYKNYEQEYLARMQPGDEPEQIRRRFNEKLPRTFHGHSISVSDVLVLNKDGVVTSYYVEKDGFTVIAGFIRMGSSGALVSVDTSDFHIEGKEGSWHAFDSITIDGRQFFLMEHETYGKEVAWVVLDEEGKIIVDHTYQGFDQTALQQIKDYHNPPQLTAELQKQEIPDGNIQTQSGNAMDKPLLENWQRYMENGEYLRSSEIEEEQNYNMIDGRRNNMSPRGKNGRASVLEKLRRKQAEIAKRYGKPVQQMAMAEDIERRRK; encoded by the coding sequence ATGGATGTGAACCAATTTGCACTCTACCAGCTTAAAAACATCCTGGAAAACAGGCAGATACGGTTCCGTCCTTACAGTATACTGCAGGAAAAGGGAATCCAGATACAGTATAAGAACTATGAGCAGGAGTACCTGGCACGGATGCAGCCGGGAGACGAACCGGAACAGATCCGCAGGCGTTTCAATGAGAAACTGCCACGGACATTTCATGGGCATTCGATCAGTGTCAGCGATGTGCTTGTGTTGAATAAGGACGGTGTTGTGACTTCCTACTATGTTGAGAAAGATGGGTTTACCGTTATAGCCGGATTTATCCGGATGGGTTCATCCGGCGCACTTGTGTCGGTTGATACGTCAGATTTCCATATCGAAGGGAAAGAAGGGAGCTGGCACGCTTTTGACAGCATTACCATAGACGGCAGGCAGTTCTTCCTGATGGAGCATGAAACCTATGGAAAAGAGGTGGCATGGGTTGTGCTGGATGAAGAAGGAAAAATAATTGTAGACCATACATATCAGGGCTTTGACCAGACGGCCTTACAGCAGATTAAGGATTACCACAATCCGCCGCAGCTTACCGCAGAGCTGCAAAAACAGGAAATACCCGATGGGAATATCCAGACGCAATCTGGCAATGCAATGGATAAGCCGCTGCTTGAAAACTGGCAGAGATATATGGAGAATGGGGAGTATCTCCGCAGTTCTGAGATAGAGGAAGAACAGAACTACAACATGATTGACGGCAGACGGAACAATATGTCCCCCAGAGGGAAGAATGGCAGGGCGTCCGTCCTGGAAAAGCTGCGCCGCAAACAGGCGGAGATCGCAAAGCGGTATGGAAAACCTGTGCAGCAGATGGCAATGGCAGAGGATATAGAGCGCAGACGGAAGTAA
- a CDS encoding transposon-transfer assisting family protein, translating into MMVRFEENEYFLIAMFQKESRQATIEEIHNVIPYIGRDEEMLALINSTLEKLWFLTDEAFLNMDLEPYKEEPVEDE; encoded by the coding sequence ATGATGGTGAGGTTTGAGGAAAATGAATATTTCCTGATAGCAATGTTCCAAAAGGAAAGCAGGCAGGCAACTATAGAGGAAATACATAACGTGATCCCCTACATCGGCAGGGATGAAGAAATGCTTGCACTTATTAACAGCACACTGGAAAAGCTGTGGTTCCTTACGGATGAAGCATTTTTAAACATGGATTTGGAACCGTACAAAGAGGAACCGGTGGAGGATGAATGA
- a CDS encoding transposase codes for MAENRQYDHEYKVQAVKLAKEIGQAKAAKELGVPKNTMYGWVRANRPGSLDLGAGSQTPQSAMTLNQELLQLRQLVKEQEKEIRRLKKENDFLEEASAFFAASRLRSAKTKE; via the coding sequence ATGGCAGAAAACAGGCAATACGACCATGAATACAAAGTACAGGCAGTGAAACTGGCAAAGGAAATCGGACAAGCAAAGGCCGCTAAAGAACTGGGGGTTCCAAAGAATACCATGTATGGCTGGGTACGGGCCAACCGCCCTGGCAGCCTCGACCTTGGGGCAGGTTCACAAACTCCGCAAAGCGCCATGACCCTTAACCAGGAACTTCTTCAGCTCCGCCAGCTGGTTAAGGAACAGGAAAAAGAAATCCGCCGTTTGAAGAAGGAAAATGACTTTCTGGAGGAAGCCAGCGCTTTTTTCGCCGCGAGCCGTCTGAGGTCAGCAAAAACGAAAGAATGA
- a CDS encoding recombinase family protein: MKKIRKIEPALPALAGRKKVAAYARVSRDTERLMNSVSAQISHYSALIQNNPEWEYAGVYADCGISGTGTARRGEFLRMLADCEAGRINIILTKSISRFARNTVDLLETVRHLKSLGIEVRFEKEHINSLSEDGELMLSLLASFAQEESRSISENVKWGVRRRFQSGEIGTANKHILGYRYDEDEKKYVIIPEEAEAVRWMFQMYIDGVSFRRIAENMNRVGIRTTLGNDFQEASVRQLIFNEVYAGDIRRQKCYMADPITKAKVKNGGELPQYYMADCHEAIIDRETYAKVQAEMERRAGLVNPAYPFTGKMKCGVCGQPFTRKKGTIRGKTYVHWICRSKKETGMSCTSVNFSEEELERISARTLGMDEFDGAVFEKAVRGITVMENGDLEFHLTGGETKVWKNLHLDPPRHIATVTDCFQGKIRCAACGNTYHRVNGAGKWVYWYCIGKKRKNVECHNPNYTDYKLRQVSAHMMGLEEFDEAEFEKQIEEITVFPDGSLEFNFYGGRKERWQRA; encoded by the coding sequence AGCGCGCTCATCCAGAACAATCCGGAATGGGAATACGCAGGGGTGTACGCGGACTGCGGGATATCCGGGACAGGGACGGCCAGGCGCGGCGAATTCTTAAGGATGCTCGCCGACTGCGAGGCGGGCAGGATCAACATCATCCTGACGAAATCCATCAGCCGCTTCGCAAGGAACACGGTCGACCTTCTGGAGACGGTCAGGCATTTGAAGTCCCTCGGCATCGAGGTGCGGTTCGAGAAGGAACACATCAATTCGCTTTCAGAGGATGGGGAGCTGATGCTCTCGCTCCTGGCGTCCTTTGCACAGGAGGAGAGCCGGAGCATCTCGGAAAACGTGAAGTGGGGAGTCAGGCGGCGGTTCCAGTCCGGCGAGATCGGGACGGCGAACAAGCACATCCTCGGATACCGATATGATGAGGATGAGAAAAAATATGTCATCATACCGGAAGAGGCGGAAGCAGTCCGCTGGATGTTCCAGATGTACATTGACGGCGTTTCCTTCCGCCGGATTGCGGAGAACATGAACAGGGTGGGCATCCGCACCACTCTTGGCAACGATTTCCAGGAAGCCTCGGTGCGGCAGCTCATTTTCAACGAGGTCTATGCCGGCGACATCCGGCGGCAGAAATGCTACATGGCGGACCCCATCACCAAGGCAAAGGTAAAGAACGGCGGGGAGCTGCCGCAGTATTACATGGCAGACTGCCATGAAGCCATCATTGACCGGGAAACCTACGCAAAGGTCCAGGCGGAGATGGAACGGCGGGCGGGGCTTGTCAATCCCGCCTACCCTTTTACAGGGAAGATGAAATGCGGCGTCTGCGGGCAGCCGTTCACACGGAAGAAAGGGACCATAAGGGGGAAGACCTATGTACACTGGATATGCCGCTCCAAAAAGGAGACGGGCATGAGCTGCACCAGCGTGAATTTCAGCGAGGAAGAGCTGGAGCGGATTTCGGCGCGGACGCTTGGAATGGATGAGTTTGACGGGGCTGTGTTTGAAAAGGCTGTCCGGGGCATCACCGTCATGGAAAACGGGGACCTGGAATTCCATCTCACCGGCGGGGAGACGAAAGTCTGGAAGAACCTGCACCTGGACCCGCCCAGGCACATCGCCACGGTCACGGACTGCTTCCAGGGGAAGATACGGTGCGCCGCCTGCGGGAATACATACCACCGGGTGAACGGCGCGGGGAAGTGGGTGTACTGGTACTGCATCGGCAAGAAAAGGAAGAATGTGGAGTGCCATAACCCGAACTACACCGATTACAAGCTGAGGCAGGTTTCCGCGCACATGATGGGGCTGGAGGAATTTGACGAAGCGGAGTTTGAAAAGCAGATAGAGGAAATCACGGTATTTCCGGATGGCAGCCTGGAATTCAATTTTTATGGAGGGAGGAAAGAGCGATGGCAAAGAGCGTGA